A segment of the Hallerella succinigenes genome:
CCCGGGACTTGCAACAGCAAAGGTTTAGGCGCTCGCGCTGCCGCACGAACTCCGAAATGACAAGCGACGAAGCAAAAAACTTTTGCGGAATGAGTGTCGAAACGGAACGCTTTGCTGTTTCCGCCGCCGACAAAATGCAGCTAAGCGCTAGAGGCTATTACCGCATGCTTAAGGTTGCCCGCACCATTGCGGACTTGCGAGCTTCACAGTTCGGCTCTAAAGCGGAAGATGCAAAAAAGGCTTCCGTTGAATGTTCAGACATCGCGGAAGCTTTAAGGTATCGAGCCTTTTCAGGCTTAAACAGTTGATGCTTGGAACGGTTAGGAACGTTCGAGCTGGATCTCTGCCACAGAGCCTTTGGCTCCCGGGATCGCTTCCGTCTTCTGGATACGGACCCAGGCGGCAGAAACCTTCGGGGACTTTTCAAAGATCTTTTCGGCAGTACGCAGAACTAAAGTTTCGACCAGCTGAAATTTGGAATCTTGAATAAATTTCACCAGTTCGTTGGACAAATCGGCATAGTTGACCGTGTCGTTTAAATCGTCAGATGCCGCAATCGGTTCGAAGTCCAACCAAAGGGAAAAGCTGAGCGTCACCGGTTGCGGTGTTTCGCGCTCAAAAGAAAGGGCCCCGAGAATCGTCTCAAAGCCCAAATCTTGAACCGTAATTTTACCGGTCTTCATTACCAGGTGAAGAGGACGATAGCGCCAGCGATCGAGGCTGCTGCAACACCGAACCAGATGTTACGAGCCATCGAGTAGGAATCCATCGCGTCCTTGTTCTTCTTGTTGCGGGATTCGAGCTGGCTGATTGCCGAGGTCTTATCCTGCTTTTCGTACCAGAGAAGAGCTTCGTAGCAAGAATTCTTGCCGCCGCAAGCGTTTTTGATATTTTCCTTGTGGGAATCGATCACGTCGTTTACGTCGTCGTAAGCGGACTTTGCGTCGCTATACTGCATCTGGTCGTAGATGCCGATGCCGATACCGGCTGCGGCCACGCCGACAAGACCCCAAGCGCTCCACTTACGAACTTCGTCGGCGATACCGAAGCGGTTCGTCACATCGTTTGCCGCGTCGCTAGAAGCGTAATCTTCGTCGTTTGCACGGCTTGCTGTTTCACCCACGTCGCCTTGGACGTCGTAGTTGTAATCATCTTCGCTTTCGCAATCC
Coding sequences within it:
- a CDS encoding dihydroneopterin aldolase, whose product is MKTGKITVQDLGFETILGALSFERETPQPVTLSFSLWLDFEPIAASDDLNDTVNYADLSNELVKFIQDSKFQLVETLVLRTAEKIFEKSPKVSAAWVRIQKTEAIPGAKGSVAEIQLERS